Proteins encoded together in one Deinococcus radiopugnans ATCC 19172 window:
- a CDS encoding endonuclease/exonuclease/phosphatase family protein, with protein sequence MFRSRLAWLYLLFVTLVWGLGEFVGERTLPTLLLAYAPAVLWLLPAPFVLLWTAFRRRGLAVALAGTLLAAWGAGLLHWRPQHNGKLRVLDYNVNSGYKSTPERLAAVLKKANADVILLQESNFQPRGYPAALADALPGYSVHSAAEVMTLTRLPVLATQTVNLPGNQREVLVTRLQWRGQGLTVVNAHLGTVQVMDALARDFAYLQRTRDRRTQQVQVLQKLAAQTSGPALLGGDLNTPPRGLIYRDLQTAFGTDAFAQAGRGPGWTFPGLRVRIDHQMARDLIPTRARVLGEEESDHRPLVVDYR encoded by the coding sequence ATGTTTCGTTCGCGCCTCGCCTGGTTGTATCTGCTGTTCGTCACCCTGGTCTGGGGGCTGGGCGAATTTGTTGGGGAACGCACGCTGCCCACCCTGCTGCTGGCCTACGCGCCCGCCGTGCTGTGGCTGCTGCCTGCGCCGTTCGTGTTGCTGTGGACGGCGTTCAGGAGACGCGGCCTCGCGGTGGCCCTGGCCGGGACGTTGCTGGCGGCCTGGGGAGCGGGCCTGCTGCACTGGAGGCCGCAGCACAACGGAAAGTTACGGGTGCTGGACTACAACGTCAACAGCGGCTACAAATCCACGCCGGAGCGACTGGCCGCCGTCCTGAAAAAGGCCAACGCCGACGTGATCCTGCTGCAGGAATCCAACTTCCAGCCACGCGGTTACCCCGCTGCGCTCGCCGACGCCCTGCCTGGCTACTCGGTGCACTCGGCGGCGGAGGTCATGACCCTCACGCGGCTGCCCGTCCTGGCGACCCAGACGGTAAACCTGCCCGGCAACCAGCGCGAGGTGCTGGTGACGCGCCTGCAGTGGCGCGGTCAAGGGCTGACGGTGGTCAACGCCCACCTGGGCACCGTGCAGGTGATGGACGCGCTGGCGCGGGACTTTGCCTACCTGCAACGCACCCGTGACCGCCGCACACAGCAGGTACAGGTTCTCCAGAAGCTTGCCGCCCAGACCTCTGGCCCCGCGCTGCTGGGCGGTGACCTGAACACGCCGCCGCGCGGCCTGATCTACCGGGACTTGCAAACTGCTTTCGGCACCGACGCCTTCGCGCAGGCCGGACGCGGCCCCGGCTGGACGTTTCCGGGCCTGCGGGTGCGGATTGACCACCAGATGGCGCGCGACCTGATCCCCACGCGCGCCAGAGTTTTAGGCGAAGAGGAAAGCGATCACCGGCCCCTGGTGGTGGACTACCGCTGA
- a CDS encoding PQQ-dependent sugar dehydrogenase — protein MSRPSACFRPNARFPLAWGVVALLASAQAAPAVTFQPFVSGLTQVTAIAHAGDGSGRLYAAQQDGRVRVIEGGKVRDSLFLDVQKLTRAGGERGLIGLAFDPGYKTNRRLYVHYTDLNGDTVLARYTAAPDFSRADSGSAKTLFTAKQPYSNHNGGQLAFGPDGFLYLGLGDGGSGGDPKNNAQNLGSPLGKLLRFDVSGDAAKPAAGNPFVNRAGANPHIWAYGLRNPWRFSFDREGGNLVIADVGQNSFEEVDFQPRASKGGENYGWRVREGRVCYEQGCADKGFVAPVLVYGRNEGQSITGGYVYQGKSIPALKGQYVFADFATGTVWAAPMDGKNWNKVALGKVSNPSTFGEDAAGEIYVAEYGSGRILKLAGK, from the coding sequence ATGTCCAGACCCTCTGCCTGTTTCAGACCCAACGCCCGTTTTCCGCTGGCCTGGGGTGTGGTGGCGCTGCTGGCCTCTGCACAGGCCGCGCCTGCCGTGACCTTTCAGCCGTTCGTCAGTGGCCTGACCCAGGTCACGGCCATCGCGCACGCCGGGGACGGCTCGGGCCGCCTCTACGCCGCGCAGCAGGACGGCCGCGTGCGCGTGATCGAGGGCGGGAAAGTTCGGGACAGCCTGTTTCTGGACGTCCAGAAGCTGACGCGGGCCGGCGGGGAACGCGGGCTGATCGGGCTGGCCTTCGATCCCGGCTACAAGACCAACCGCCGCCTGTACGTGCATTACACCGACCTGAACGGCGACACGGTGCTGGCCCGCTACACCGCCGCCCCCGATTTCAGCCGCGCCGATTCGGGCAGCGCCAAAACCCTGTTTACCGCCAAGCAGCCCTACAGCAACCACAATGGCGGCCAGCTCGCCTTCGGCCCCGACGGCTTCCTGTACCTGGGGCTGGGCGACGGCGGCAGTGGCGGCGATCCGAAAAACAACGCGCAGAACCTCGGCTCACCGCTGGGCAAGCTGCTGCGTTTTGACGTGTCCGGGGACGCGGCGAAGCCCGCCGCTGGGAACCCCTTCGTGAACCGCGCGGGGGCCAATCCCCACATCTGGGCCTACGGGCTGCGCAACCCCTGGCGCTTCAGCTTTGACCGCGAGGGCGGCAATCTGGTGATCGCCGACGTGGGCCAGAACAGCTTCGAGGAGGTGGATTTCCAGCCCCGCGCCAGCAAGGGTGGCGAGAACTACGGCTGGCGCGTGCGCGAGGGCCGGGTGTGCTACGAGCAGGGCTGCGCCGACAAGGGGTTCGTGGCCCCGGTGCTGGTGTACGGCCGGAATGAGGGCCAGAGCATTACGGGCGGGTACGTTTACCAGGGCAAATCGATTCCCGCCCTGAAAGGCCAGTATGTGTTCGCCGACTTTGCCACCGGCACCGTCTGGGCCGCGCCGATGGATGGTAAGAACTGGAACAAGGTAGCGCTGGGCAAGGTGAGCAACCCCAGCACCTTCGGGGAGGACGCAGCGGGGGAGATCTACGTCGCCGAGTACGGCAGTGGCCGGATTCTGAAGCTGGCGGGGAAGTAG
- a CDS encoding M48 family metallopeptidase: MTVKRSARRRTVALQVRPGAVTLYAPERVPLSQLEALLNQRQDWVKRHLAQYAARPVSGQSYMDGAEVPFLGDPLTLRLEDHGRAAVRLGQALLLPSDAPERALSAWTRAACLVPYTALVTEYAARLGAAERLGTVRVSDTSTRWGSCSSRGDIRLHWKLSRAPLETLRYVALHEAAHLLEMNHSPRYWAHVARIMPDWQTQRCWLREHGQGL, translated from the coding sequence GTGACCGTCAAACGCAGCGCCCGGCGGCGCACGGTGGCCCTGCAGGTCAGGCCCGGCGCGGTGACGCTCTACGCGCCCGAGCGTGTGCCGCTGTCTCAGCTGGAGGCCCTTCTCAACCAGCGCCAGGACTGGGTCAAACGCCATCTGGCGCAGTACGCGGCCCGGCCAGTGTCAGGGCAATCCTACATGGACGGCGCAGAGGTTCCCTTTCTTGGCGATCCCCTGACGCTCCGGCTGGAAGATCACGGCCGGGCCGCGGTGCGTCTGGGACAGGCCCTGCTGCTGCCGTCAGACGCACCGGAGCGGGCGCTGAGCGCGTGGACGCGGGCGGCCTGTCTGGTTCCGTACACTGCGCTGGTCACCGAATACGCCGCCCGGCTGGGGGCGGCTGAGCGGCTGGGGACGGTGCGCGTCAGCGACACCTCCACCCGCTGGGGCAGTTGCAGCAGCCGGGGCGACATCCGCCTGCACTGGAAACTGTCGCGCGCCCCGCTGGAGACGCTGCGTTACGTCGCGCTGCACGAGGCCGCCCACCTGCTGGAGATGAACCACTCGCCGCGCTACTGGGCGCACGTGGCCCGCATCATGCCGGACTGGCAGACCCAGCGGTGCTGGCTGCGGGAACATGGGCAGGGCCTTTAG